A part of Gossypium hirsutum isolate 1008001.06 chromosome A07, Gossypium_hirsutum_v2.1, whole genome shotgun sequence genomic DNA contains:
- the LOC107947893 gene encoding RING-H2 finger protein ATL39, producing MAMPPAAAEIDVERPLNLVGILSVVASFPITVFIIYIIRTCYEKARRQLRHPTQDIEAGRQSMRQPAGTVVIDKKNNIISTQETTAKEGESGSKDCAICLEELKEGDRCRMLSKCRHVYHLSCIDRWLLKHSHWPLCRASIYAS from the coding sequence ATGGCAATGCCACCAGCAGCGGCTGAGATTGACGTTGAAAGACCACTTAATCTTGTCGGAATTCTAAGTGTTGTCGCTTCTTTCCCCATAACAGTATTTATAATTTACATCATAAGGACTTGTTATGAAAAAGCCAGAAGGCAGCTCCGACATCCGACTCAAGACATTGAGGCCGGCCGTCAATCCATGCGGCAACCGGCAGGGACCGTTGTAATAGACAAGAAGAATAATATAATTAGCACGCAAGAAACTACAGCCAAAGAAGGAGAGAGTGGAAGCAAGGATTGTGCAATATGCCTGGAAGAACTGAAAGAAGGGGATCGTTGCAGGATGTTAAGCAAATGCCGACATGTTTACCATCTTTCTTGCATCGATCGATGGTTGCTTAAGCACTCCCATTGGCCGCTTTGTCGTGCTTCTATCTACGCTTCCTGA
- the LOC107948554 gene encoding protein PAT1 homolog 1: MERSDGKLPINFFQTSSDNAHFDASQYEFFGQNAMEEVELGGLEDGEVEGPVFASIEDDEYHLFDRGDVGSLGSLSDMDDLASTFAKLNRVVTGPRHPGVIGDRSGSFSRESSSATDWAVDGEHLNWMDQHMFETEDSQESKRWSSQPQLTSARFSESKPLYRTSSYPQQLPEPHFSSEPIVEPKPSIFTSFPPPGSRCQQSSPGNLKVPVLTSGSPSPFSAASLSSLSNSSLHLAGLSHGLHFGGNLSQLTSPGPSFSSRSLNHWVNQSGLLHGERAGLLHLMLQQQIPHQNGLLFPQLMSPQQQRMHHSVQPSLAHFAALQSQVYKSHPSHKMMLGLADLREHRTKSSQRNRQSMRLSQQSSDAGSQKSESGLVQFRSKYMTGEEIESILKMQHAATHSNDPYVDDYYHQACVAKRSGSRAKHHFYPSHPKESHSRTRNSGEQHLHHHVDALGKVPLSSIRRPRPLLEVDPPLGSGDGSDQKTERPLEQEPMLAARITIEDGLYLLLEIDDIDRLIQFSQPQDGGAQLKRWRQILLEGMAASLQLVDPLSKGGHAVSCAPKDDIVFLRLVSLAKGRKLITRLLQVLIPGSELMRIVCMTIFRYLRFLFGGLSADLEAAETTNDLAKTVSVCVNGMDLRALSACLVAVVCSSEQPPLRPLGSPAGDGASVIIKSVLERASQLLSHPSGNCSMPNYTLWRASFDEFFALLTKYCVSKYETIIQSIHNQPQPTTEVIGLEAIRREMPCELLRASLPHTNESQRKLLMDFSQRSVSMNGSSSPAGSTSRINSESVRV, translated from the exons ATGGAGAGATCGGATGGCAAACTTCCTATCAACTTCTTTCAAACTTCCTCAG ATAATGCGCATTTTGATGCTTCCCAGTACGAATTTTTTGGTCAAAATGCCATGGAAGAAGTGGAGTTGGGAGGTTTGGAAGATGGTGAAGTGGAAGGTCCTGTTTTTGCATCCATTGAAGATGACGAATACCATTTGTTTGATAGAGGAGAT GTTGGGAGTTTAGGGTCACTATCTGACATGGATGATTTGGCTAGTACTTTTGCAAAG TTGAATAGGGTTGTCACAGGACCAAGACATCCAGGAGTTATTGGTGATAGATCCGGTTCTTTTTCAAGGGAAA GTTCATCTGCTACTGACTGGGCTGTAGATGGAGAGCATTTAAACTGGATGGATCAGCATATGTTTGAAACAGAAGATTCCCAAGAAAGCAAAAGATGGTCCTCACAGCCACAACTGACTTCTGCTCGTTTTTCAGAATCAAAGCCTTTGTATAGAACTTCGTCATATCCCCAGCAGCTGCCAGAGCCTCACTTCTCAAGTGAACCAATTGTTGAGCCCAAACCATCAATCTTCACATCTTTCCCTCCTCCTGGTAGCAGATGCCAACAATCTTCACCTGGCAACCTAAAAGTTCCGGTTCTTACTAGTGGATCTCCGTCACCCTTTTCTGCAGCAAGCCTCTCTTCATTGTCCAACTCCAGTCTTCATCTGGCTGGTCTATCTCATGGATTACATTTTGGTGGTAATTTGTCCCAGTTAACATCTCCTGGCCCATCTTTTAGTAGTAGGTCGCTAAATCATTGGGTTAACCAGTCTGGTCTACTACATGGAGAACGTGCTGGTCTTTTGCATCTTATGTTGCAACAGCAAATACCTCATCAAAATGGCCTATTGTTCCCACAGTTAATGTCACCTCAACAGCAGAGAATGCACCATTCAGTTCAACCATCTTTGGCACATTTTGCTGCATTGCAATCTCAAGTTTATAAATCTCATCCTTCACATAAAATGATGCTTGGACTGGCTGATCTTAGGGAACATCGAACTAAATCATCACAAAGAAACAGGCAGAGCATGCGTTTGTCTCAGCAAAGTTCTGATGCTGGTAGCCAGAAAAGTGAGAGTGGGTTGGTACAATTCAGATCCAAGTATATGACTGGTGAAGAGATAGAGAGTATTCTCAAGATGCAGCATGCCGCCACGCATAGTAACGATCCTTATGTAGATGATTATTATCACCAAGCTTGTGTTGCCAAAAGATCTGGATCCAGGGCTAAACATCATTTTTACCCATCTCACCCGAAAGAATCACATTCTCGAACCCGTAACAGTGGAGAGCAGCATTTGCATCACCATGTTGATGCACTCGGGAAGGTCCCCCTCTCTTCCATTCGTAGACCCCGTCCTCTACTTGAAGTTGATCCTCCCTTGGGCTCAGGTGATGGTTCTGATCAGAAAACTGAGAGGCCTCTGGAGCAGGAACCTATGCTTGCAGCTAGAATCACCATTGAAGATGGTCTCTACCTTCTTCTTGAAATAGATGATATTGACCGGCTCATACAATTCAGTCAGCCCCAAGATGGTGGGGCTCAGCTCAAAAGGTGGCGGCAGATCTTGCTTGAAGGTATGGCAGCATCACTTCAGCTTGTTGATCCGCTTAGCAAAGGTGGGCATGCAGTTAGCTGTGCTCCCAAAGACGACATCGTGTTCCTAAGATTAGTCTCCCTTGcaaaaggccggaagctcatcaCTAGGCTCCTTCAGGTTCTCATCCCTGGTAGTGAGCTTATGCGAATAGTGTGCATGACCATTTTCCGTTACTTGAGATTCTTGTTTGGTGGTCTTTCTGCTGATCTGGAAGCAGCTGAGACAACTAATGACCTTGCAAAGACAGTTTCCGTGTGTGTTAATGGCATGGATCTTCGTGCACTTAGTGCGTGCCTTGTTGCAGTTGTTTGTTCTTCGGAGCAACCACCACTTAGGCCTCTTGGAAGCCCTGCTGGGGATGGTGCTTCGGTGATCATAAAATCAGTTCTTGAAAGGGCCAGTCAACTTCTAAGTCATCCATCTGGAAATTGCAGCATGCCTAATTATACTCTCTGGAGGGCTTCATTCGATGAATTTTTTGCCCTTCTTACCAAGTACTGTGTTAGTAAATATGAGACAATAATCCAATCAATACATAACCAGCCTCAGCCAACCACAGAAGTCATCGGTTTAGAGGCTATAAGGCGTGAAATGCCTTGTGAACTTCTACGAGCTAGTCTTCCTCACACTAATGAATCCCAGAGGAAGCTTTTGATGGACTTTTCTCAGCGTTCGGTGTCCATGAACGGATCCAGTTCGCCTGCTGGAAGTACTAGCCGAATCAACTCTGAATCGGTAAGGGTCTAA
- the LOC107948555 gene encoding OVARIAN TUMOR DOMAIN-containing deubiquitinating enzyme 11, with the protein MSEGQHNNASASSSSSLNSSFQDTEDDQAIASILAEEENLHYNAKLGKRLSHLDSIPHTPRVNGEIPDVNDATLDHERLSERLATYGLAELQMEGDGNCQFRALADQLFLNPDYHKHVRRQIVKQLKHSKKLYEGYVPMKYKGYLKKMKKSGEWGDHVTLQAAADRFGAKICLVTSFRDTCYIEIMPKQASPTREIWLSFWSEVHYNSLYASGDVPTRAPRRKHWLF; encoded by the exons ATGAGTGAAGGGCAGCACAATAATGCAAGTGCAAGCTCCAGCTCGAGTTTGAATAGCAGTTTCCAAGATACAGAGGATGACCAAGCCATAGCAAGCATCTTAGCAGAAGAGGAAAACTTGCACTACAATGCCAAACTTGGAAAACGACTCTCTCATCTGGATTCCATTCCG CACACTCCTCGTGTCAATGGGGAAATACCTGATGTGAATGATGCAACCTTAGATCATGAGCGACTTTCTGAAAG GTTGGCTACTTATGGTTTAGCTGAATTGCAAATGGAGGGTGATGGAAATTGCCAG tttcgAGCATTAGCAGATCAGCTGTTCCTGAATCCAGACTACCACAAACATGTTAGGAGGCAGATTGTCAAGCAG CTAAAGCATTCCAAAAAGTTGTATGAAGGCTATGTTCCAATGAAGTACAAAGGCTAcctgaagaagatgaaaaa ATCCGGGGAATGGGGAGATCATGTCACTCTACAAGCAGCTGCTGACCGA TTCGGAGCCAAAATTTGTCTGGTCACCTCTTTTCGTGACACTTGCTACATCGAGATCATGCCCAAACAAGCAAGTCCTACTAGAG AAATTTGGCTGAGCTTCTGGAGTGAAGTACATTACAATTCATTGTATGCAAGTGGAG ATGTTCCTACCAGAGCACCAAGAAGAAAGCATTGGCTTTTTTAG